A portion of the Pseudarthrobacter defluvii genome contains these proteins:
- a CDS encoding GntR family transcriptional regulator, whose translation MQPSLASGDPTPRARVQDEIRRDIIFGKLPAGTRITEASLAAKYGISRVPVREALRALEVEGFVESKPFAGSTVSEIPVDDADDLFAVREALEAATARRAARRAAAQFSAGGPDNQWWETRRELAAILDEGDEAVASGQVELLPELNIRFHLGVAELSRSASLTALLRQISGKIEWLYASDVDSRGIRSWAEHRGIMAAIDAGNSEAAEQGMAAHVHGSRSGYLSRFTEKDVPPATPMEPSGGQPADTRA comes from the coding sequence GTGCAGCCTTCGCTAGCTAGCGGCGATCCCACCCCACGGGCCCGCGTCCAGGACGAGATCCGGCGGGACATCATCTTCGGGAAGCTCCCCGCCGGGACACGGATCACGGAAGCGTCCCTGGCCGCGAAATACGGGATCTCCCGGGTTCCGGTGCGCGAGGCGCTGCGGGCCCTTGAGGTGGAGGGCTTCGTTGAGTCAAAGCCCTTCGCCGGGTCCACGGTGTCAGAGATACCGGTGGACGACGCCGACGACCTCTTCGCCGTGCGCGAGGCCCTGGAGGCGGCCACCGCCCGCCGGGCTGCCCGGCGGGCTGCGGCCCAATTCTCAGCGGGAGGTCCGGATAACCAGTGGTGGGAGACGCGGCGGGAACTGGCCGCAATCCTGGACGAGGGCGATGAAGCGGTGGCAAGCGGGCAGGTGGAGCTCCTGCCCGAGCTGAACATCCGGTTCCACCTGGGGGTCGCTGAACTCAGCCGCAGCGCGTCCCTCACCGCGCTGCTCCGCCAGATTTCCGGCAAGATCGAGTGGCTCTACGCCTCCGACGTGGACTCCCGCGGCATACGATCCTGGGCCGAGCACCGGGGCATCATGGCAGCGATCGACGCCGGCAACTCCGAGGCAGCCGAGCAGGGGATGGCCGCACACGTCCACGGGTCCCGGTCCGGATACCTGAGCCGGTTTACGGAGAAGGATGTGCCACCCGCGACGCCGATGGAGCCGTCAGGCGGCCAGCCCGCGGATACTAGGGCCTGA